In Deinococcota bacterium, the following proteins share a genomic window:
- the trpA gene encoding tryptophan synthase subunit alpha — protein MSRISRAFAQAKGEGRAAFIPYLTAGFPDKVGFFECARALLESADILEVGLPYSDPLGDGPTIQRASERALAQGTTTKDVLEAVRALRRDSDKALVVMSYYNPIYCYAGGGETGFVRDLKAAGADGVILPDLPPDEGEALTQAAREHDLDTVFLVAPTSTRARLELVTRACRGFVYAVSVTGVTGARGGASEGVPDLVRRVREVSDLPVAVGFGVSSAATARPVAEVADGVVVGSALIAAIDGGEDVAALAGEIALACRRGVPSDV, from the coding sequence GTGAGCCGGATCAGCAGGGCCTTCGCGCAGGCGAAAGGGGAGGGCCGCGCCGCCTTCATTCCCTACCTGACGGCGGGTTTTCCCGACAAGGTGGGCTTTTTCGAGTGCGCCAGGGCACTCCTGGAGAGCGCCGACATCTTGGAGGTCGGCCTGCCCTACTCCGACCCTTTGGGCGACGGCCCCACCATCCAACGCGCGTCGGAGCGGGCCCTGGCGCAGGGCACCACCACCAAGGATGTGTTGGAGGCGGTGCGCGCCTTGCGCCGGGACAGCGACAAGGCGCTCGTGGTGATGTCCTATTACAATCCCATCTACTGCTATGCGGGAGGTGGCGAGACAGGCTTCGTGCGCGACCTCAAGGCGGCCGGAGCCGACGGGGTCATCCTGCCCGACCTGCCCCCGGACGAAGGGGAGGCCCTCACCCAAGCGGCGCGCGAGCACGACCTGGACACGGTCTTTCTGGTGGCGCCCACCTCGACCCGCGCTCGGCTCGAGCTCGTCACCCGTGCCTGCCGCGGTTTCGTCTACGCCGTGTCGGTCACGGGGGTGACCGGGGCCAGAGGCGGCGCGTCAGAGGGCGTGCCCGATCTGGTCAGGCGCGTCAGGGAGGTCAGCGACCTGCCCGTCGCGGTCGGCTTCGGCGTCTCGAGTGCGGCCACGGCCCGGCCGGTCGCCGAGGTGGCCGACGGCGTGGTGGTCGGCTCGGCCTTGATCGCCGCCATCGACGGGGGCGAGGACGTGGCCGCGCTCGCGGGGGAGATCGCGCTCGCCTGCCGGCGCGGCGTGCCCAGCGACGTTTAG
- the trpB gene encoding tryptophan synthase subunit beta, which translates to MLFPLPNERGRFGLYGGRYVPETLIPALDELTSEYHAAQDDAAFQRELEHYLKTFVGRPSLLYFAQNLSRRAGGAKIYLKREDLNHTGAHKINNTIGQVLLAKRMGKERVIAETGAGQHGVATATAAALFGLRCVVYMGEEDIRRQALNVFRMKLLGAEVRPVTSGTRTLKDATNEAIRDWVTNVRDTFYVIGSVVGPHPYPMMVRDFQSVIGFETMAQLEALEGRRVPDAVVACVGGGSNAIGLFAPYAYLDAAERPRLVGVEAAGHGLDSGAHAASISAGKRGVLHGAMMYLLYDGDGQISPAHSVSAGLDYPGVGPEHSYYADAGLAEYVGVSDAEALIAFRALSEIEGIIPALETSHAIFEAMKMAGNMGKDGVIVVNLSGRGDKDVSEAMRVLEMEKKMESAA; encoded by the coding sequence ATGCTCTTTCCTTTACCCAACGAGCGTGGCCGCTTCGGCCTGTACGGTGGCCGTTACGTCCCCGAAACCCTGATTCCCGCGCTCGACGAGCTGACGAGCGAATACCACGCGGCGCAAGATGACGCGGCCTTTCAGCGGGAGCTCGAGCATTACCTGAAGACCTTCGTGGGCCGGCCCAGCCTGCTCTACTTCGCCCAGAACCTGAGCCGGCGCGCGGGCGGCGCCAAGATTTACTTAAAGCGCGAGGACCTGAACCACACCGGCGCGCACAAGATCAACAACACCATCGGCCAGGTGCTGCTCGCCAAGCGCATGGGCAAGGAGCGGGTGATCGCCGAGACGGGCGCGGGCCAGCATGGCGTCGCCACCGCTACGGCGGCCGCGCTCTTCGGCCTCCGCTGCGTCGTCTACATGGGCGAGGAGGACATCCGCCGCCAGGCCTTGAACGTATTCAGGATGAAGCTGCTGGGCGCCGAGGTCCGTCCGGTCACGAGCGGCACCCGCACCTTGAAGGACGCCACCAACGAGGCCATTCGCGACTGGGTGACGAACGTCCGCGACACCTTCTACGTGATCGGCTCGGTGGTCGGACCGCACCCCTACCCGATGATGGTGCGCGACTTTCAGAGCGTGATCGGCTTTGAGACGATGGCGCAGCTGGAAGCGCTCGAGGGCCGCCGGGTTCCCGACGCGGTGGTGGCCTGTGTGGGCGGCGGCTCGAACGCCATCGGCCTCTTTGCGCCCTACGCCTACCTGGACGCCGCCGAGCGCCCCCGCCTGGTCGGGGTCGAGGCGGCCGGTCATGGCCTGGACAGCGGTGCCCACGCCGCCAGCATCTCGGCGGGCAAGCGCGGCGTCCTGCACGGCGCCATGATGTACCTGCTCTACGACGGCGACGGTCAGATCAGCCCGGCGCACTCCGTCTCGGCCGGCCTCGACTATCCCGGCGTCGGCCCCGAGCACTCCTATTACGCCGACGCCGGGCTCGCCGAGTATGTCGGCGTCAGCGACGCGGAAGCGCTCATAGCCTTCAGGGCCCTGAGCGAGATCGAGGGCATCATCCCCGCGCTCGAGACCTCGCACGCCATCTTTGAAGCGATGAAGATGGCGGGGAACATGGGTAAGGACGGGGTCATCGTCGTCAACCTCTCGGGCCGTGGCGACAAGGACGTCTCGGAAGCGATGCGCGTGCTCGAGATGGAAAAAAAGATGGAGAGCGCCGCGTGA
- a CDS encoding aminopeptidase → MIHPLHEKYAKLLTQACLRVEPGDNVSINLETTAEVMARPVAREVLRAGGIPHLRMHYPAWTQDLLELAPEDYFEAEPTVELREVQQMQAWLRIGGAANSRALQGADKSRLSRLAKRNRPVQNHRVNHTKWCGTLFPTQAGAQDAGMSLDDYERFVYDAMFLLDDDPVAKWAELEVYQARVIDRLKEADEVRIVAAGTDLRMSVKGRTWINSAAGHNMPSGEVFTGPVESSASGVITYAVPSAVNGVEVEGIRLSFENGRVVEARADKGDDLLQSQLSTDEGAKYLGELGVGTNYNIQVPTRSILFDEKIGGTVHLALGQSYATTGGTNESAIHWDMICDLRQGGAMYLDGELFQEGGQFKL, encoded by the coding sequence ATGATTCATCCCCTTCACGAAAAGTACGCCAAGCTGCTCACCCAAGCCTGCCTCAGGGTCGAGCCCGGCGACAACGTCAGCATCAACCTGGAAACGACCGCCGAGGTGATGGCTCGCCCTGTGGCCCGCGAAGTCCTGCGCGCCGGGGGCATCCCGCACCTGCGCATGCACTACCCGGCCTGGACCCAAGACCTCCTCGAGCTCGCCCCCGAGGATTACTTCGAGGCGGAGCCCACCGTGGAGCTGCGCGAGGTCCAGCAGATGCAGGCCTGGCTGAGGATCGGCGGCGCGGCCAACAGCCGGGCGCTGCAAGGCGCCGACAAGTCGCGCCTCTCGAGGCTCGCCAAGCGCAACCGCCCGGTGCAGAACCACCGCGTCAACCACACCAAGTGGTGCGGCACCCTCTTCCCCACCCAGGCGGGCGCCCAGGACGCGGGCATGAGCTTAGACGACTACGAAAGGTTCGTCTATGACGCCATGTTCCTCCTCGACGACGACCCGGTGGCGAAGTGGGCGGAGCTCGAGGTTTACCAGGCGCGCGTCATCGACCGTCTGAAAGAGGCCGACGAGGTCCGCATCGTCGCCGCAGGGACCGACCTGCGCATGAGCGTGAAGGGCCGCACCTGGATCAACAGCGCCGCCGGCCACAACATGCCCTCGGGCGAGGTCTTCACCGGACCTGTCGAGAGCAGCGCCAGCGGCGTCATCACCTATGCGGTGCCGAGCGCGGTGAACGGCGTGGAGGTCGAGGGCATCCGGCTGAGCTTCGAGAACGGCCGGGTGGTCGAGGCCAGGGCCGACAAGGGCGACGACCTGCTTCAGTCGCAGCTGAGCACCGACGAGGGCGCCAAGTATCTGGGCGAACTCGGCGTCGGCACCAACTACAACATCCAAGTGCCTACCAGGAGCATCCTCTTCGACGAGAAGATCGGCGGCACCGTCCACCTGGCGCTGGGCCAGTCCTACGCCACCACGGGCGGCACGAACGAATCGGCCATCCACTGGGACATGATCTGCGACCTGCGGCAAGGCGGGGCGATGTACTTGGACGGCGAGCTCTTTCAAGAAGGAGGGCAGTTCAAGCTCTAG
- the lepA gene encoding translation elongation factor 4: MEIRNFSIIAHVDHGKSTLADRIMELTQSAPDRNKRDQMLDTLELERERGITIKASPVRLTYEAKDGKKYMFNLIDTPGHVDFNYEVSRALRACEGVLLVIDASQGVEAQTIQNAYLAVDNGLEILPVVNKIDLPNADPEGAVAELEEVVGVSGDHAVAVSAKTGENVEAVLEAIVAHLPAPGGEREAPLSALIFDAVYDSYQGVIALIRVMDGVVKHGDKIKVVSTGKAFEVDKVGSFEPALTVAGELGPGEVGWLTASIKNIEDTQIGDTITFAERPTRNVIPGFKPARPVVFSGLYPTVTDDYPKLREALEKLGLNDAAFTFEPETSEALGFGFRCGFLGLLHADIVQARLEREFDLALIATAPAVVYEVKLSDGSSERIQNPAELPPPDRIESIFEPWVRLSVYLPEEYVGNIMGLLQERRGEMKNMVYHGKRVELRYEVPFAEILYDFHDRLKSLSRGYASMDYEPLEYREGALVKIDILVNEEKVDALSVIAHRDKAYALGRKIVDKMVEVIPRQMFAVPVQAAIGGKILARATVRAFRKDVTAKCYGGDITRKRKLLEKQKKGKARMKQLGNVEVPQEAFLAVLAADE; the protein is encoded by the coding sequence ATGGAGATTCGTAACTTTTCGATCATCGCGCATGTGGATCACGGCAAGTCCACCCTCGCCGACCGCATCATGGAGCTCACCCAGAGCGCCCCCGACCGCAACAAGCGCGATCAGATGCTGGACACTTTGGAGCTCGAGCGCGAGCGCGGCATCACCATCAAGGCCAGCCCGGTCAGGCTCACCTACGAAGCCAAGGACGGCAAGAAGTACATGTTCAACCTGATCGACACGCCCGGCCACGTCGACTTCAACTACGAGGTGTCGCGCGCCCTGCGCGCCTGCGAAGGGGTCTTGCTGGTCATCGACGCCAGCCAGGGCGTCGAGGCGCAGACGATTCAAAACGCCTACTTAGCGGTCGACAACGGCCTCGAGATCCTGCCGGTCGTCAACAAGATCGACCTGCCCAACGCCGACCCCGAGGGGGCGGTCGCGGAGCTCGAGGAGGTCGTCGGCGTCTCCGGCGACCATGCCGTGGCGGTCTCGGCCAAGACCGGCGAGAACGTGGAGGCGGTCCTGGAGGCCATTGTCGCGCACCTGCCCGCGCCCGGCGGCGAGCGCGAGGCGCCCTTGAGCGCCCTCATCTTCGACGCCGTCTACGACTCCTATCAGGGCGTCATCGCGCTGATCCGGGTGATGGACGGCGTGGTCAAGCACGGCGACAAGATCAAGGTGGTCTCGACCGGCAAAGCCTTCGAGGTGGACAAGGTGGGCTCGTTCGAGCCGGCGCTGACGGTGGCGGGCGAGCTCGGCCCCGGCGAGGTGGGCTGGCTCACCGCCTCCATCAAGAACATCGAAGACACCCAGATCGGCGACACCATCACCTTTGCCGAGCGGCCCACCAGGAACGTCATCCCCGGCTTCAAGCCCGCCCGCCCGGTCGTCTTCAGCGGCCTCTACCCGACCGTCACCGACGACTACCCCAAGCTGCGCGAGGCGCTCGAGAAGCTCGGCTTGAACGACGCCGCCTTTACCTTCGAGCCCGAGACCTCGGAGGCTTTGGGCTTCGGCTTTCGCTGCGGCTTTTTGGGCCTCTTGCACGCCGACATCGTCCAGGCGCGGCTCGAGCGCGAGTTCGACCTCGCGCTCATCGCCACCGCGCCGGCGGTCGTCTACGAGGTGAAGCTCTCGGACGGCTCAAGCGAGCGCATCCAGAACCCCGCCGAGCTGCCCCCGCCCGACCGCATCGAGAGCATTTTCGAGCCCTGGGTGCGCCTCAGCGTCTACCTGCCCGAGGAGTACGTCGGCAACATCATGGGCCTCTTGCAAGAGCGCCGCGGCGAGATGAAGAACATGGTCTACCACGGCAAGCGCGTCGAGCTGCGCTACGAGGTGCCCTTCGCCGAGATCCTCTACGACTTTCACGACCGTTTGAAGAGCCTCTCGAGGGGCTACGCCAGCATGGACTACGAGCCGCTGGAGTACCGCGAGGGCGCCCTGGTCAAGATCGATATCCTGGTGAACGAGGAGAAGGTCGACGCGCTCTCGGTGATCGCTCACCGCGACAAGGCCTACGCGCTCGGCCGCAAGATCGTCGACAAGATGGTCGAGGTCATCCCCCGGCAGATGTTCGCGGTGCCGGTGCAGGCGGCCATAGGCGGCAAGATCTTGGCGCGGGCGACGGTGCGGGCCTTTCGCAAGGACGTGACCGCCAAGTGCTACGGCGGCGACATCACCAGAAAGCGCAAGCTCTTGGAGAAGCAGAAAAAGGGCAAGGCGCGCATGAAGCAGCTCGGCAACGTCGAGGTGCCGCAGGAGGCCTTCTTGGCGGTTCTGGCGGCGGACGAGTAG
- the rplU gene encoding 50S ribosomal protein L21, with amino-acid sequence MFAIVQSGGKQYRVQEGDLVRLELLPAEPGETVELPVMMLGGDGVANGIEVGKPLVSGVSVQAEVVGHGRGEKIYIYKFKAKANYRRKTGHRQSYTEVRIKGIDNKANGAKIIDETIGDATVSSPVVNAPIING; translated from the coding sequence ATGTTTGCGATTGTTCAGAGTGGCGGCAAGCAGTACCGTGTGCAGGAGGGCGACCTCGTCCGCTTGGAGCTTCTCCCGGCCGAGCCCGGCGAGACCGTCGAACTGCCCGTGATGATGCTCGGTGGCGACGGGGTCGCCAACGGTATCGAGGTCGGCAAGCCGCTCGTGAGCGGCGTCAGCGTTCAGGCCGAGGTCGTCGGCCACGGCCGTGGCGAAAAGATCTATATCTATAAGTTCAAGGCCAAGGCGAACTACCGCCGCAAGACCGGCCACCGCCAGTCCTACACGGAAGTCCGCATCAAGGGCATCGACAACAAGGCTAACGGCGCCAAGATTATCGACGAGACTATCGGCGACGCTACCGTCAGCAGCCCTGTGGTCAACGCTCCCATTATCAACGGCTAA
- the rpmA gene encoding 50S ribosomal protein L27: protein MAHKKGVGSSKNGRDSQSKRLGVKRFEGQVVAAGNILVRQRGTKFKPGFNVGQGKDFTLFALRKGMVKFHDKGARGRFISIETN, encoded by the coding sequence ATGGCACACAAAAAAGGCGTAGGCAGCTCCAAAAACGGCCGCGACAGCCAGTCCAAGCGCCTCGGCGTCAAGCGCTTCGAAGGTCAGGTCGTGGCGGCGGGCAACATCCTCGTCCGCCAGCGCGGCACCAAGTTCAAACCCGGCTTCAATGTCGGCCAAGGCAAGGATTTCACCTTGTTTGCTCTCAGGAAGGGCATGGTGAAGTTTCACGACAAGGGCGCGCGGGGTCGCTTCATCAGCATCGAAACGAATTAG